From the Lathyrus oleraceus cultivar Zhongwan6 chromosome 4, CAAS_Psat_ZW6_1.0, whole genome shotgun sequence genome, one window contains:
- the LOC127138144 gene encoding uncharacterized mitochondrial protein AtMg00810-like gives MSNEFEMTDMRLMAYYLSIEVKQENKGIFITQEGYAKEVLKKFKMDDANPVGTPMECGSKLSKQENGEIVDPTLYKRLVGSLRYLKSTRPDILYVVGVVSRYMEAPTTTHFKAAKRILRYIKDTANFSLHYYSSINFEIIGYSYSDWSGDLDDRNNTTGFVFFMGDTGFT, from the coding sequence ATGTCAAATGAATTTGAGATGACAGATATGCGGCTCATGGCATATTATCTCAGCATCGAAGTAAAGCAAGAAAACAAAGGAATTTTTATCACCCAAGAAGGTTATGCAAAAGAAGTCCTTAAGAAGTTCAAGATGGATGATGCTAATCCAGTTGGCACCCCGATGGAATGTGGCAGCAAGTTGAGTAAGCAAGAAAATGGAGAGATTGTTGATCCAACTCTTTACAAAAGGTTGGTTGGAAGTCTGCGTTACTTGAAAAGTACAAGGCCAGATATTCTCTATGTTGTAGGAGTCGTAAGTCGCTACATGGAAGCTCCAACAACAACTCACTTCAAGGCGGCAAAAAGAATCCTTCGATACATCAAAGATACAGCAAACTTTAGCTTGCACTATTACTCTTCTATCAATTTTGAGATTATTGGCTATAGTTATAGTGATTGGAGTGGAGACTTGGATGATAGAAATAACACTACTGGTTTTGTGTTCTTTATGGGAGATACTGGTTTCACTTAG